In the Chryseobacterium sp. MYb264 genome, one interval contains:
- a CDS encoding DUF4280 and LysM peptidoglycan-binding domain-containing protein, with protein sequence MKKGFIYIVKKGETLESIADDYGISVYQLRKFHNIWCEDINDGIAYKVWEGKKLTVEREMPSQNEIDARKEEEYQQEKEKKEEQRQKEEEVQRTEHENKFYVVDGAKCACDKGTVPATLKVTSHSKTIFSSRNNDEKFVGTLEDVQFKEGNSCFGSCTAKNNNPCAFVPTGKWRKPYEKMKIMDKQALLEISYLMCSVGGKITVQHHGQSVIMGNNNVQKADAELMNQVMVGVDFEEFQGEYDENQYYL encoded by the coding sequence ATGAAAAAAGGATTTATTTACATTGTAAAAAAAGGGGAGACCTTAGAAAGTATTGCCGACGATTACGGGATTTCTGTGTATCAGTTAAGAAAATTCCACAACATTTGGTGTGAAGATATTAATGACGGAATTGCTTACAAAGTTTGGGAAGGAAAAAAACTGACGGTAGAAAGGGAAATGCCTTCTCAAAATGAAATTGATGCCAGAAAAGAGGAAGAATATCAGCAGGAAAAAGAGAAAAAAGAAGAACAAAGGCAGAAAGAAGAGGAAGTTCAGCGCACCGAGCATGAAAATAAATTTTATGTTGTTGATGGTGCAAAATGTGCCTGCGATAAAGGCACTGTTCCTGCTACTTTAAAGGTTACTTCTCATTCAAAAACTATTTTCAGCAGTCGTAATAATGATGAAAAATTTGTGGGAACTTTAGAAGATGTTCAGTTCAAAGAAGGAAATAGCTGTTTTGGAAGTTGTACCGCTAAAAATAACAATCCCTGCGCTTTTGTTCCTACCGGAAAATGGCGAAAACCTTATGAAAAAATGAAAATAATGGACAAACAAGCTCTTCTTGAAATATCTTATTTAATGTGTTCGGTGGGTGGAAAAATTACTGTACAGCATCACGGACAAAGCGTGATCATGGGAAACAATAATGTACAGAAAGCAGATGCGGAACTTATGAATCAAGTGATGGTGGGAGTAGATTTTGAAGAGTTTCAGGGCGAATATGACGAAAACCAATATTACCTGTGA
- the dndC gene encoding DNA phosphorothioation system sulfurtransferase DndC encodes MSKITQNIVDEIIDQYLFADKTFRPWIIGFSGGKDSTVMLQLVWKALENIKKLGMVTSREVYIVCNDTMVENPVITEYVYRVLDKIELAAREQDMPIYVRKTIPRLEDSFWVNLIGKGYPAPNNAFRWCTERLKIKPTSRFITDQVSEYGEAIILIGTRKSESANRAKSMKKHSIKGKRLSKHPFQNNTYMYAPIRDLRLEEVWYIINTMNSPWGADNSELFQIYSDASADDYECPTVVTDKEHKSCGQSRFGCWVCTVVKEDKSMTALIENGLDWLKPLLDFRNDLALKRNESIYRSHLRRNNTLAVNGMGSYKPSYRAEILERLLLAQKEIQKIKPNVELITNQELIAIQTIWFRDSIFNVKVSDIYNKILKTDFDMKNHNEKKDKELELLKQSCGDKSKNFDLIQELLILQKNKSLLNKKRGLKDDIETRIENYLKKDKEDVH; translated from the coding sequence ATGAGTAAAATAACACAAAATATTGTTGATGAAATTATCGATCAATATTTATTTGCAGATAAAACTTTTAGACCATGGATAATTGGTTTTAGTGGAGGAAAAGATTCTACTGTGATGCTTCAACTGGTTTGGAAAGCACTAGAGAATATTAAAAAACTCGGAATGGTTACTTCTAGAGAAGTATATATTGTTTGTAATGATACAATGGTAGAAAATCCTGTTATTACAGAATATGTATATAGAGTTTTAGATAAAATTGAACTTGCCGCTAGAGAGCAAGATATGCCTATATATGTTAGAAAGACAATTCCAAGACTTGAAGATTCCTTTTGGGTAAATTTAATAGGTAAAGGTTATCCAGCACCTAATAATGCATTTAGATGGTGTACAGAAAGACTGAAAATAAAGCCAACCTCAAGATTTATCACTGACCAAGTTTCTGAATATGGAGAAGCTATCATTTTGATTGGGACTAGAAAAAGCGAAAGTGCTAATAGGGCTAAGTCAATGAAAAAGCACTCGATCAAAGGAAAGCGTTTAAGTAAACATCCTTTTCAGAATAATACATATATGTATGCCCCAATTCGAGATTTAAGGCTAGAGGAGGTTTGGTACATTATCAATACAATGAATTCTCCTTGGGGAGCTGATAATTCCGAACTATTCCAAATATATTCTGATGCTAGTGCTGATGATTATGAATGCCCAACAGTGGTTACCGATAAAGAACATAAATCTTGTGGGCAAAGCAGGTTTGGATGCTGGGTTTGTACTGTTGTTAAAGAAGATAAGTCAATGACTGCCTTAATTGAGAACGGATTGGATTGGCTAAAACCCCTATTGGATTTTAGAAATGATTTAGCTTTAAAAAGAAATGAATCAATCTATAGGTCGCATTTAAGAAGAAATAATACATTAGCTGTAAATGGGATGGGGTCATATAAGCCTTCTTATAGAGCAGAAATTCTTGAAAGACTATTATTAGCACAAAAAGAGATTCAAAAAATTAAACCCAATGTTGAGCTTATAACTAATCAAGAATTAATTGCGATACAAACAATTTGGTTTAGAGATTCTATATTTAATGTTAAAGTTTCCGATATATATAATAAAATTCTTAAAACTGATTTCGATATGAAAAACCACAATGAGAAAAAAGATAAAGAGCTTGAATTATTAAAGCAAAGCTGTGGTGATAAATCTAAAAATTTTGATTTGATTCAAGAATTGTTAATTCTTCAAAAAAATAAATCTCTGCTGAATAAAAAAAGGGGGTTGAAGGATGATATTGAAACAAGAATTGAAAATTACTTAAAAAAAGATAAAGAAGATGTTCATTAA
- the dndD gene encoding DNA sulfur modification protein DndD, whose protein sequence is MFIKEIELNNFRIYKGTNQINLSPEGDKNIIVVSGKNGFGKTTFLMSLVWCLYGRQMEKVDELYQKEIADKGGYGKYIGNSLNRLAKAEGDTKFSVSVTFQDVKIPEITCNEIKITRSYDIVTSTNDKVEVLIDGFQNELIQDLTTDGKQDGEEIFIRDFILPIEIAKFFFFDAEKIVSLAEINSPEQRRLLSKAYTEVLGIKKYEDLKEQLENIQDEYRKKSAKPEERIAFNRIIADIDNKQIDIDNIEEEIQRLNQEKVEKQSESNDIQLKLIQEGNMMTLEQLNELKNEEDILTVKINSLQNELKELFDLIPFALAGETLMDVSNQLKAEKNYKSNKFKQEDVETKTKNILNDIELEKKSFLGFINYDVRDFYESQIKNLVKKYFYSDVPELPSNFIHYHDFSNSETNELNSLINSLKHTFKEVFTRMNVEYSKYKNELDSIRRKVRDAEKDAEDEYIANLRHEKELLDKRVFSIDKDIYDFGEKIGAFKNEIKALKQRQEELRKKIDDSRLYSEKDKKTQELIANLKDFVKQFKVTTKEKLEENILSELNILMHKKGFIKKVIVDINQAGDDVDINLFNVRNEKIDKGSLSMGERQMYASSLLKALVDESDIDFPVFIDSPMQKFDKDHAENVIKEFYPNVSKQVVLFPLIHKELTESEFNLLEPKISKAFIIQNVSTDSSEFKEIEPANLIKTYDELYAN, encoded by the coding sequence ATGTTCATTAAAGAAATAGAGCTTAATAATTTTAGAATATATAAAGGAACTAATCAAATTAATCTTTCACCCGAAGGCGATAAGAATATTATTGTTGTTAGTGGTAAAAATGGTTTTGGAAAAACGACTTTTCTAATGTCTTTAGTTTGGTGTCTTTACGGACGTCAGATGGAGAAAGTTGATGAACTTTATCAAAAAGAAATTGCTGATAAAGGAGGATATGGAAAATACATCGGAAATAGTCTAAATCGCCTTGCTAAAGCAGAAGGGGATACGAAATTTTCTGTTTCTGTTACATTTCAAGATGTTAAAATTCCAGAAATAACATGTAATGAAATTAAGATTACAAGAAGCTATGATATTGTCACAAGTACAAATGATAAAGTTGAAGTTTTAATTGATGGTTTTCAAAATGAATTAATTCAAGACTTAACCACTGATGGAAAGCAAGATGGTGAAGAAATTTTCATTCGGGACTTTATTTTACCTATAGAGATTGCAAAGTTTTTCTTTTTTGATGCAGAAAAAATTGTATCTCTAGCAGAAATTAACTCTCCAGAGCAGAGAAGGTTATTGAGTAAGGCTTATACAGAAGTACTAGGAATAAAAAAGTATGAAGATTTAAAAGAACAACTAGAAAATATTCAAGATGAATATAGAAAAAAATCTGCGAAACCTGAAGAAAGAATTGCATTCAATCGCATTATAGCTGATATAGACAATAAACAAATTGATATTGATAATATTGAGGAAGAAATTCAAAGGTTAAATCAAGAAAAGGTAGAGAAGCAGAGCGAATCTAACGATATTCAACTAAAGCTGATTCAAGAGGGTAATATGATGACCTTAGAGCAACTGAATGAACTTAAAAATGAAGAAGATATACTTACGGTTAAAATAAATTCTTTACAAAATGAATTGAAAGAGTTATTTGACTTAATACCATTTGCTCTGGCTGGTGAAACATTGATGGATGTTTCTAACCAATTAAAGGCTGAAAAAAATTATAAGAGCAATAAATTTAAGCAAGAAGATGTCGAAACTAAAACGAAAAATATATTAAATGACATTGAACTAGAGAAAAAAAGCTTCTTAGGTTTTATAAATTACGATGTAAGAGATTTTTATGAAAGCCAGATAAAGAATCTTGTTAAAAAATATTTCTATTCCGATGTCCCAGAATTACCAAGTAATTTTATCCATTATCATGACTTTTCTAATTCCGAAACTAATGAATTAAATTCTTTGATAAATAGTCTAAAGCATACTTTTAAAGAGGTTTTTACAAGAATGAATGTAGAATACTCTAAATATAAAAACGAGCTTGACTCTATTAGGAGAAAAGTGCGAGATGCTGAAAAAGATGCAGAAGATGAATACATTGCCAATTTAAGACATGAAAAAGAATTGTTAGACAAAAGAGTTTTTAGTATTGATAAGGATATTTATGATTTTGGAGAAAAAATTGGTGCCTTTAAAAATGAAATTAAAGCTCTAAAGCAAAGACAAGAAGAGCTAAGAAAAAAAATTGATGATTCCCGTTTATATTCTGAAAAGGATAAAAAAACGCAGGAATTAATTGCAAATTTGAAAGACTTTGTTAAGCAATTTAAGGTTACTACAAAAGAAAAACTTGAAGAGAATATTTTATCTGAGCTTAATATTTTAATGCATAAGAAAGGCTTTATAAAGAAGGTTATTGTCGATATTAATCAAGCTGGAGACGATGTTGACATTAATTTATTTAATGTGAGAAATGAGAAAATAGATAAAGGCTCATTATCGATGGGAGAACGACAAATGTATGCGTCTTCATTATTGAAAGCTCTTGTTGACGAGTCTGATATAGATTTCCCTGTATTTATTGATTCCCCAATGCAGAAATTTGATAAAGATCACGCAGAAAATGTTATAAAAGAATTTTACCCTAATGTCTCCAAACAAGTTGTATTATTTCCATTAATTCATAAAGAATTGACTGAATCTGAATTTAATCTATTAGAACCTAAAATAAGTAAAGCTTTTATTATTCAGAATGTAAGTACCGATTCTTCGGAATTTAAAGAGATAGAACCTGCAAACTTAATTAAAACATACGACGAGCTATATGCAAATTAA
- a CDS encoding DNA sulfur modification protein DndB, translated as MVHLACLRGNIGYWTYYSTVMKIKDIVKDKRIITVAESDELYTKSINKILQREVNPNRIKDIKDYILNNNERFFNSLIVAIHKGHPIWTDIDLAKRFEIDGDLIDENDLNFIESKFGILTLNGDEEIFALDGQHRLKGIIRGYETNKEIGEKEVSVIYVLHDHTKLDKTRRLFTVLNKYAEKPKGAELIIIDEDDAAAINARRLVNEHNILKKQGVLSDSKSGNLATTDKTSLTTLVTIYNINKILYDKNKNFYVKRPNDQTLNTLYNISKEFWDIYFEVFPEIVLFADGNLEVEINDKLIVRNDDTGGSLLLRPVGQELIAKAYKKFEATEIDDFKNKIRIIDFDLSSVNWKYIFWNGKMLGKEASLKNNLIYYLLGKYDSSAWITTNMRRIYGAINSQYDENSIRPVEII; from the coding sequence ATGGTACATTTAGCATGTTTAAGAGGAAATATCGGTTATTGGACTTACTACTCAACGGTAATGAAGATTAAAGATATAGTAAAAGATAAAAGAATAATTACTGTCGCCGAATCGGATGAGTTATATACTAAAAGTATAAATAAAATTCTTCAAAGAGAAGTAAATCCTAATAGAATTAAGGATATCAAGGATTATATCTTAAATAATAATGAAAGATTTTTTAATAGTTTAATCGTTGCCATTCATAAGGGGCATCCAATCTGGACTGATATTGACTTAGCAAAAAGATTTGAGATAGATGGTGATCTTATAGATGAAAATGATTTGAATTTTATTGAAAGTAAATTTGGTATATTAACATTAAATGGAGATGAAGAAATTTTTGCTCTAGATGGACAACACCGTTTAAAGGGTATAATAAGAGGTTATGAAACAAATAAAGAAATTGGAGAAAAAGAAGTGTCAGTAATTTATGTTTTACATGATCATACTAAACTTGACAAAACTAGAAGATTATTCACAGTACTAAATAAGTATGCAGAAAAGCCGAAGGGAGCAGAATTAATTATTATTGATGAAGACGATGCAGCAGCAATAAACGCAAGAAGATTAGTAAATGAGCACAATATTCTAAAAAAACAAGGAGTCTTATCTGATTCTAAATCAGGAAATCTTGCAACTACAGATAAAACATCATTAACGACTTTGGTAACTATATACAATATTAATAAAATATTGTATGATAAGAATAAAAATTTCTATGTTAAAAGACCTAATGATCAAACGTTAAATACATTGTATAATATTTCCAAAGAATTCTGGGATATTTATTTTGAAGTGTTTCCCGAGATTGTATTATTCGCAGATGGAAACTTGGAAGTTGAGATCAATGATAAATTGATTGTACGTAATGATGATACTGGAGGTAGTCTTTTATTAAGACCTGTAGGACAAGAATTAATAGCGAAAGCATATAAAAAATTTGAAGCTACTGAAATCGATGATTTTAAAAATAAAATTAGAATAATCGATTTTGATCTAAGTTCAGTTAATTGGAAATATATTTTCTGGAATGGTAAAATGCTTGGAAAGGAAGCTTCTTTGAAGAATAATTTAATATATTATTTATTGGGTAAGTATGACAGCTCAGCATGGATTACAACTAATATGAGAAGGATTTACGGAGCGATTAATTCGCAATATGATGAAAATTCTATAAGACCCGTGGAAATTATTTAA
- a CDS encoding DndE family protein: MQINIRTSEENQEIVRKLTSKLPVGTKENVIARIALGYSLQLGKRFNSSEFNIYDSKGKEYKDHILFDARFRDFYIALISQHYGIYKTDDNIPKYIKLHIDHGLEMLDNLFGNSNNYTFFDFLVEHLEKGISMLHTTEVSFDSVKNNSQKIEKSYFQEAIKVELGESLNTKEKVELNFNNTKFYNNNHIAVAGSSGTGKTQFALYLLSEISELSNHHVNFIYLDFKGLKDDDVQQLKPFFEGTNAKFIDAPNTKFPINPLSFIDSINSVNKNMGIDKFVDIICKYSNIGIKQRGILREATIEAFEGKKTGEYPNFDEINNRLLDIVGDKRDTLTEIIDDLSRYEIFQEDKKIKNFLNENIYLSLSGDLSNSVRFTSLFLIINYIYNIFMNMENTPVENNNRAMRYVLLIDEAHVIFKEKKYQDILEKILREIRSKGVSVILLSQGIEEFNQPSFDFSSMCEISFLLDIKDKSNTKSINKFLGLSEKDGIKVSRSLEKIQKGEAISNIKEFPKGELFKINQFYNK, translated from the coding sequence ATGCAAATTAACATTAGAACATCCGAAGAAAATCAAGAAATAGTAAGAAAGCTTACATCTAAATTGCCAGTTGGAACTAAAGAAAATGTTATTGCAAGAATAGCTCTTGGGTATTCTTTACAGCTTGGTAAAAGATTTAATTCTAGTGAGTTTAATATATATGATTCTAAAGGAAAAGAATATAAAGACCATATTTTATTTGATGCTAGGTTTAGAGATTTTTATATAGCTTTAATTAGCCAACATTATGGGATTTATAAAACGGATGACAATATTCCTAAATATATCAAGTTACATATCGACCACGGTTTAGAAATGCTTGATAATCTATTTGGAAATTCCAATAATTACACTTTTTTTGATTTCTTAGTTGAACATTTAGAAAAGGGAATTTCGATGCTACATACAACGGAAGTTAGTTTTGATTCTGTTAAAAATAATAGTCAAAAAATTGAAAAGTCTTATTTTCAGGAAGCTATCAAAGTTGAACTCGGGGAATCCTTAAATACAAAAGAAAAGGTAGAATTAAATTTTAATAATACGAAGTTTTATAATAATAATCATATAGCGGTCGCTGGCAGTTCAGGAACTGGGAAAACTCAATTTGCATTATATTTACTAAGTGAAATATCTGAACTATCAAATCATCACGTTAATTTTATTTATCTAGACTTTAAAGGATTAAAGGACGATGATGTCCAGCAATTAAAACCTTTCTTTGAGGGGACTAATGCTAAATTTATTGATGCTCCTAATACTAAATTCCCAATAAATCCTTTATCATTTATTGACTCTATAAATAGTGTTAATAAAAATATGGGTATTGATAAATTTGTAGATATTATATGTAAATATTCTAATATAGGAATCAAACAAAGAGGAATTTTAAGAGAAGCAACTATTGAAGCTTTTGAAGGCAAAAAAACAGGCGAGTATCCAAATTTTGATGAAATTAATAATAGACTGTTAGATATTGTTGGGGATAAAAGAGACACTTTGACTGAAATAATCGATGATTTGAGTCGATATGAAATATTTCAAGAAGATAAAAAAATTAAAAATTTTCTTAATGAAAATATCTATTTGTCTTTATCAGGAGACTTGTCGAACTCAGTGAGATTTACTTCTCTTTTTCTAATTATTAATTACATATACAATATCTTTATGAATATGGAAAATACTCCAGTTGAAAATAATAATAGAGCAATGAGGTATGTTTTACTAATTGATGAAGCCCATGTTATTTTTAAAGAAAAAAAATATCAAGACATTTTAGAGAAAATTCTTAGAGAAATACGTTCTAAAGGTGTTTCCGTTATATTGCTTTCACAAGGAATAGAAGAATTTAATCAACCTAGTTTTGATTTTTCTTCAATGTGTGAGATTTCTTTTCTACTAGATATTAAAGATAAAAGCAATACCAAATCAATTAATAAATTTTTAGGTTTAAGTGAAAAAGACGGAATTAAGGTTTCGAGAAGCTTAGAAAAAATCCAAAAAGGTGAGGCAATCTCTAATATAAAAGAATTTCCTAAAGGAGAGTTATTTAAGATTAATCAATTTTATAATAAATAG
- a CDS encoding tetratricopeptide repeat protein, with translation MKNNFSIILLFMSIQIYTQNQKVKDFLKTNYIISELHNDFNNDGLKDDLYIFASNTEKETKVTIEDMNKRKLLIIFNRNNNNSVYYENDNIFPCRECTGKSDNDISDLKFEKNILSYKTIIAPFSSNNYSIINFKLKFINQSFEICNYEETYYKVGEDNHAIIRLDSGDIPKMKFNYYDWVANKSWDDYILVTSQNVTKLNDFAYKIESVNPSVLINVLLKIIKKYPERVVAYLNLADGYWETGDKLKAKENYKKYIALMKSQNKDLKRIPQLVWERAK, from the coding sequence ATGAAAAATAATTTTAGTATAATCTTATTGTTTATGAGTATCCAGATTTATACTCAAAATCAAAAAGTAAAGGATTTTTTGAAAACAAATTATATAATTTCAGAACTTCATAATGATTTTAATAATGACGGGTTAAAGGATGATTTATATATTTTCGCAAGTAATACTGAAAAAGAAACAAAAGTAACTATTGAAGACATGAATAAAAGGAAGTTACTAATAATATTTAATCGAAATAACAACAATTCAGTTTATTATGAAAATGATAATATATTTCCTTGTAGAGAATGTACAGGGAAAAGTGATAATGATATTAGCGATTTAAAATTTGAGAAAAATATACTATCATATAAGACAATAATAGCTCCTTTTTCATCTAATAATTATTCTATAATAAATTTTAAGTTAAAATTTATTAATCAGAGCTTTGAAATTTGCAATTATGAAGAAACTTATTATAAAGTCGGTGAAGATAATCATGCTATTATCAGGTTAGATAGTGGCGATATTCCTAAGATGAAATTTAATTATTATGATTGGGTAGCAAATAAAAGTTGGGATGATTATATTTTAGTAACAAGCCAAAATGTTACAAAACTTAATGATTTTGCTTATAAGATTGAAAGCGTAAATCCATCTGTTTTAATAAATGTTCTTTTAAAGATTATTAAAAAATATCCAGAACGCGTAGTAGCTTATCTTAATTTAGCAGATGGCTATTGGGAAACTGGAGATAAATTAAAAGCAAAAGAAAACTATAAAAAGTACATTGCTTTAATGAAATCTCAGAATAAGGATTTGAAAAGAATACCGCAGCTGGTTTGGGAGAGAGCTAAATAA
- a CDS encoding IS5 family transposase: MLGKIREDLQQNLFKTRLTELINMEHPVVKLAGEISWDKMESEFEKLFSENGRPSIAIRKIAGMLLLKEMFKESDESVIERWIENAYWQYFTGETFFQTEQPFDPSNFVHFRKRIGDKGLEFLLGQSVSLHPKAKTEDEVQVDTTVQEKNITFPTDAKLAKKVIDNCRKIAEKESVVQRQSYRRVSKQLLRDAFFGHHPRRQKKAKMARKKLRTIGKRVLRELERKLPKDVLKGYEDVFKIYLKALTQERTTKDKIYSLHEPQVACIAKGKSGKAYEFGTKVAVVRGRKTGIISSVKRFSGNPHDSKTLEESLAQSERVRKSVGGTRPTKATTDRGFKGIKEVEGTAILLPAKKEKTKYGQQVARLRFRARAAIEPCISHLKRNHSLGLNFLKGVAGDINNALLAGIGYNLKMRLNQIKQQILLWLELVLRIFLGKYNFQSQKTAF; this comes from the coding sequence ATGTTAGGCAAAATAAGAGAGGATTTACAGCAGAATTTATTCAAGACCAGGCTTACGGAGCTTATTAATATGGAGCATCCGGTGGTAAAATTAGCTGGGGAGATTTCCTGGGATAAAATGGAGTCAGAGTTTGAGAAATTATTTTCAGAAAACGGAAGACCTTCTATTGCTATCCGTAAAATAGCAGGAATGCTTTTGCTCAAGGAAATGTTTAAAGAAAGTGATGAAAGTGTAATAGAGAGATGGATTGAGAATGCGTATTGGCAATATTTTACCGGAGAAACCTTTTTCCAGACAGAGCAGCCTTTCGATCCGAGCAATTTTGTACACTTCAGAAAAAGAATTGGAGATAAGGGTTTGGAATTTCTTTTGGGACAAAGCGTTTCTCTCCATCCCAAAGCCAAAACAGAAGATGAAGTTCAGGTAGATACGACGGTTCAGGAGAAGAACATTACCTTTCCTACCGATGCCAAATTAGCAAAAAAAGTAATCGACAATTGTAGAAAAATAGCAGAAAAAGAGAGCGTTGTACAAAGACAAAGCTACAGAAGAGTGAGCAAACAATTATTGCGGGACGCTTTTTTTGGACATCATCCCAGAAGACAGAAGAAGGCAAAAATGGCGAGGAAAAAGCTCAGGACGATTGGTAAAAGAGTTCTTCGGGAATTGGAAAGAAAACTTCCTAAAGATGTTTTGAAAGGCTACGAAGACGTTTTTAAAATTTACCTTAAAGCACTCACCCAAGAACGTACCACGAAAGATAAAATTTACAGTCTTCACGAGCCACAAGTTGCGTGTATTGCGAAAGGAAAATCGGGAAAAGCATACGAGTTTGGGACAAAAGTAGCAGTAGTAAGAGGTCGGAAAACAGGGATCATCAGCTCGGTAAAGAGATTTTCTGGCAATCCTCACGATAGTAAAACTCTTGAAGAATCATTGGCACAGAGTGAGAGGGTAAGAAAATCCGTTGGCGGAACAAGACCTACGAAAGCCACTACAGACAGAGGATTTAAAGGAATCAAAGAAGTGGAAGGAACAGCAATTTTGCTTCCCGCAAAAAAAGAAAAAACAAAATATGGGCAACAAGTAGCCAGATTAAGATTCCGGGCAAGAGCAGCCATAGAACCTTGTATCTCTCATTTAAAAAGAAACCACTCCTTAGGATTAAACTTCCTGAAAGGAGTGGCTGGAGATATTAATAATGCATTATTAGCAGGGATTGGATACAATTTGAAGATGAGATTGAATCAAATCAAACAACAAATTCTTCTTTGGCTCGAACTTGTTCTCCGAATCTTTTTAGGCAAATATAATTTTCAAAGTCAAAAAACAGCTTTTTAA
- a CDS encoding IS5 family transposase has translation MYQVLDKDIIENEIVPNLPKPKRGFFPKAPLAEIVNCILYKLKTGVQWAYLPVKSLFAENVLTYQSVFYHFRKWCVKNIWQDCWIKLLSKNKSKLDLSSADLDGSHTSALRGGEEVAYQGRKKRKTTTSLYFTDRQGLPLAMSDPIAGNHNDLYHIEIYFDQITQTLEKADIAVKGLFMNADAGFDAQNFRKHCENKDIMANIAFNKRNGSDTDEIYFDELLYHQRYTIERTNAWLDSFRSLLNRFDTTVSSWKSFNYLAFMVIALRKFYNTKKFK, from the coding sequence ATGTACCAAGTACTAGACAAAGATATAATAGAAAATGAAATAGTACCTAATCTTCCTAAGCCAAAACGAGGATTTTTTCCCAAAGCCCCTCTTGCTGAAATAGTAAATTGCATATTATACAAACTGAAAACAGGGGTTCAATGGGCTTATTTACCTGTAAAAAGTCTTTTTGCAGAGAATGTTTTGACCTATCAAAGTGTTTTCTATCATTTTCGTAAATGGTGTGTAAAAAATATTTGGCAAGATTGCTGGATAAAGCTATTATCAAAAAATAAATCGAAATTAGATTTATCCAGTGCAGATTTAGACGGGAGTCATACATCAGCATTACGGGGAGGAGAAGAGGTCGCTTATCAAGGGCGTAAAAAGAGAAAGACCACTACTTCGCTTTATTTTACAGATAGACAGGGACTTCCTTTAGCAATGTCAGACCCTATTGCAGGAAATCATAATGATCTGTATCATATTGAAATCTATTTTGATCAGATCACTCAAACATTAGAAAAGGCAGATATTGCTGTAAAGGGATTATTTATGAATGCTGATGCAGGGTTTGATGCTCAAAACTTCAGAAAGCATTGTGAAAATAAAGATATCATGGCAAATATTGCTTTCAATAAGCGTAATGGCTCAGACACAGACGAGATTTATTTTGATGAGCTTTTATACCATCAAAGATATACTATAGAAAGAACAAATGCTTGGTTAGACAGCTTTAGATCATTGCTCAATAGGTTTGATACTACTGTATCTAGTTGGAAATCTTTTAATTATTTAGCATTTATGGTCATTGCACTAAGAAAGTTTTATAACACAAAAAAGTTTAAATGA